A segment of the Arachis hypogaea cultivar Tifrunner chromosome 5, arahy.Tifrunner.gnm2.J5K5, whole genome shotgun sequence genome:
AAACCAGCTCAATGGCAATTTCAAACCAGCTACACCTTGATTTTAGCAGGTGCAATGTGTCGGATGAATTCCTTCAAATAGGTGTCCCGCGGTTTTCCAGTGTGAAAAAGTTAGACCTATCAATCAACAGTTTCAAGGTTCTTCCTGCCTCCATCAAGGAATGTTTCTTTTTGAAGGAACTTATTTTGGATGGTTGCTGGAATCTTAAAGAAATTAGAGGGATTCCGCCAAACATAGAAAAAATTTCTGCAAGTCGCTGCAGATCCTTGAGAGATTTGGACCTCACACTTGTTCCTGCATGCACCAAAGAATGTCATTTTTTGGAGGAACTCATTTTGGATGGTTGCAAGAATCTTAAGGAAATTAGAGGAATTCCACCAAATATACAAATTTTGCATGTACCAACCTGCACATCCTTGACATCCTCTTGCAGAAGCATGTTACTGAATCAGGTTCCTTTCTAGTTGTTACATATATTGATATTATGCATATAGTGTTTCTAAGGTTATTTTTTATGGACTAACTTGATTGGCATTTGGCAGGGACTCAAACATTCTTGCATGGGTTCGTCAATTTCGTTTTGGTTTCGGAACAAATTCCCTGCCATATATCTGTGTGTCATTGCTGAACAGAGTTGTGCACCATTTTTCCTCAAAATGATCATCAATGGTCATGATGTGCCTCAGTTTTCCAtgttttttcttgaaaaagatatgttaatTATGGCTCTAAGTCAAAAGCTGATAAAGATCAATGATGAGGTGCATAATCTTCTGTTACAAAATGAATGGAATCATGTGGAGTTGTTTAATGATCCTGTTATGCAGAGCCTAGGGGGTGTTGAGCCTGATCACAGCTTGCGACTTGGATTTAATGTATTCAAACAAAGTGATGTCATGGAAGATATTCAATTCACCAATCCTCTGCTGAAGAAAGAAGAGGATAAAGTGTCTCTTCCATTATATCCGCATCTTTCGTTGAATGATGATGTGATTCAAATAAATGGCACCACTATTGTCCAAGGTGAGCTTTTAGCCTTTTACTATTGCTGACTGACTTGGTGCCATCTGCATTTTTCAACTCTACCCAAGTGGGAGGAAACAGTAAACATTATCTTGACTAGACTGTTCAATTGATGCATAATTAAGTTCATTACTCCCTCTGTTTCTTTTTTTCCCCCCTAATCTTGTTGAATAATGTAATACATAGATTTGCTTAGTCAAATGCGTTAAGGCTAGGAATCTAATGCAGTGAGAAATTTAAGATTATGTCGGTTTTTGAGTTAATaagaaattgtaaaaaaataggaAGTAAAAATATTCtctttacaaatattttattcaGCTGGCATGTTACTATTTTGTATATTAGCTAACTATTTTTCCTTCATAGTTTGAACAATTTTGCAAAATTTATTATACCAAGGAGATATAAAATTGCatcaagaaataagaaaaaaagattgGGGTTTGGTAGTATGCTAAGCTAACTCATGAACCATTCCTGTCTTGATCATCAAGTATACATAAATAAACAAGAGAATTCAGAGATCTTACATAATCACTAGTGATTTCTATGAATAAATAGGTAAATAGGTTGATCTaagtttatatattaaaaaaacaataGTGCATTTTATATCAACCATTTTTCTTTGTGGCCCCAAAACTGATTGCACACTGTCTTGTGAGTCGTTGAAACTCTCCTTTACTCTGGTTCTGATCTAGCATCCAAGGATCATCCGGCAAAGGCACAAGATGTAGAAATTATTGGTGGTTCAGAAAACGGACAAGAAAGTCCTCTCATTCAAGATGATGATGACAACGATGATGATGCAGAAATGGAGGCTTTTTACGCTTCCCTTAATGCGACCAATGGTCTTTCACATTCGCATGATAAATTTACAATCAATGCTCCAAATGAAGAGGTTAGGGAAGCATTGAAAACAGTACAAGACTTCATCACCAATAATGATGCTTCAGTGCTGCTGCATGATGAACACTACAATGTGATTAACAATAGTTTGCATTACCTCTCCGGTTTGTCTTCAAAAGATGGCATATCAGGAGAAGTGGAAACATTGATATTGGAAGCTTCATGGTTGTTCAATCATTGTAGTAGGGAATACATTGAATCATGTATGAAAATTAAGTCCACGGCATCAAAGCTACAAAGGGTTGATGAATTAGAATCAGCATTGGAATCCAACAAGCACCGATTCAGGGAAAATCTTGCTTTGGAAAATGAGTTGCGCCAAAAGTTAGATTGGatggagaaaagaaaaaaggagatGGAAGAGGAAATCAATGCCATCAAAGCTAAGTTATGTGATTGTGAATCAGAAAAGAAGGTGGTTGTTCAAAAAAAGAGGGAGGTTTTTCAAGAAGGAAAGACACTTAAAGCTCAACTAGAAGAGTGGGGAGAAAAAGTGCCACAACTGCGGCATCAAGAGAGTGTGGCAAAGAgtaatcatgcaaaattcacaggTGAATGGTCAAAACTAGGAGCAAAATTTAAGACCATTGTTATAGACTGAGAAATCTAGATTTGTGTACTTGAACTGCATGGATTGAAATAATCCTATTTGAATACTATAGTCTATAGGGCCCTTAAATGTAGACACTTCTACAAGCTAAAAATTTGAACATTGATTTACTACCATGCCTAAagaattgaaatttttatttctattaagaTTTGTGATGAGGTTTTAAATTATCTAACCAACTAGACTTGATTTGAGATCAATAAGAGAATTAGATTTGATAAATCTGTGTGTAGATTTATTCAAATGGGGAGTTACTCTGTTTAATGAGGGTGATGGTGTTGCTAATTAGATCCATGGCTGGTGCAAGATTAAAAGGATTAATAAGGTTATTTATCTCTTGGATGGAATAATCAATAAAAGACTAAATGTGAATGCTGTTACTTGGAAAGCTCTTACTGGTGGATTTTGCAGAGTGAGGAAACCGTTAGCTGCTAGAGAATTGTTTATTACAATCCATAAATTTGATCAACATCCTGATCTACAGAGCTGCGCGATTATATTGGATGGCCAATTCAAATGTCATTGTCTTCTGATGCAATATCATTATTTAGAGAAATGGAGAAGAATAATTTGGATCTTAATATTGTAATTTATAGTTTGGTGATCGATGGGATGTGCCATCTGGAAAACTAAATGATGCACGAGAACTCTTGTCTGCCAGcaaaaggcttgaaacctaatGTATATACTAAACAATAATGATCCAAGGTCTATGTATGAAAGGACTTCTGATTGGTGCTGAAGAGTTGCTGATGAATATGGAAGAGGATGGCTGCACATATAATGACTTTGTCCAAAGAGTACTGCGACGAAATGATGTTCTGAAGTCAATAAAATACCTTCAGATTATGAAAGACAAAGGTTTTGCAGCAGATGCTACCACTGTGAAATTGCTTGTAGATTACTTCTCTGTCCACAAAGGAGAGAATGCTTTTCAAGAATTTATGCAGAAAATTCTTTGAATATGTCAATTTAATCACTTAGTTCATTATAGAATTGAGGATTTGATGTTTTAGCTGTTGTGTGACATGTATTCTATATTactttgtttgtttaattttgaGGCTTTAGACTGGGATATGTTTGGCCACAGCAGAGCAAGAATCTCCTTCTTGAGAAGTTTATCCATTGTGTTACTCTTGTCATCTAGTACGTTTTAAGCTTCATTCATGTGGATTTTTACGTATCTAAGCTAAAACTtatgatataaaaatatttgtatataatacatcatttacttatatatttttaaaattagactAAATATGGGAACTCTTGTCAAGAAACTTATCATTTTATATTCAACTGCACAACAGCACAAGTCAATTTTACACACATGGAAAATGATGTGACTTGCTTTACTATGAAATGGAAATAGCAATCTTATTCTTTTGGTATTGGGAAACTATTCTTTCTTCACAAGCAGTGGGGAAATTTTACATTGAACTCCATTGGAAGCTCTACTTGCATGGCATCTCTTCTGATGGTGTAGATGGAGGAAATCAATTTATAAAGGGAGATAAAAAAAGGCCCAAAAGGGTAAACCAAAACAAGGTTCAATTAAAAACCATTTTCTTTTTGTATTAACAAGAACTGAAGAAAACAACACCCTTTTCAGTTTCTGAGCTTGAACTTGATTGGCTTCTTTCAAGGTTTTGTTTTGATGTTTATGACACCCTTGAAATGGTTGGCATCAGTTTGTTCCAATTTTTATGTTCTCAGTTTTCCAAGAGGGGTCAAGTGCAGGAAGTTGATATTCATCTGGTTTCAAGGCCAATGCGAAATCCGGCAATGTTGGTGCTGTCTCCATGATCctgtaatgataaaaaaataacaatgacAAGATGTGATTTTATTAGTCATTGTAGTACTTTACAGTGACCAAGAATAATACATAACTACATGATTCCGGAAAGTTACTCATGCACCATGCAAATTTACCTTTCATGAGAGTACAGATCACGGTTGATTCGCACCTTGCTCGAAGTATCCTTAGGAATTTTCTCAGACAGATATTTCATGGTCCCCCAAAGtggtggatttctgcaccatgaCCTTGAGTTAGATGGGCAATAAACAAGTATACCAAACGACATAACTTCGAGCCTTCAAGATTGCAAGCTTCTTGTGTACACATATTACACAAAAGTATCTTCATTGAAATTTTCAACAGGCAATGGAAGATgagacaaaaaatttaaaaaattcatcaTGCCAAGTTCTATAACGAGGTGGTGAAATCATTTAAATCTAAGAAGTGAAACCAAACACTGAGGTTTCAGATAAAGTCAACATCAAAAGGATTCACAAATGCAAGGATTTTCAGATAAATAACAGCACAACATTGTGAGAAAGGGAAGATGATGGTGACCTTGACAATGGAGGTGCTGCGTTGAATGCCTCATTCAGCTTCTTACTTTCCTTGAAATATTCATCTGCAGCTTGCAAAGCAGCTACCGCCATCCCATGAGATTTCTCTGTATTTCCCTCATCAAGAATCAAACCGTGATAATAATATGCTGCAGCCTGGTAAACCATTTCAACAAGGTAATCACTTATGTTAACTTGATAGAGATTTCTAATCATTACTATACAGCAACTCATGatttataaataaacaaatatcaaGATGCAAAGAATCCCCTACCTTTGCTTCTACATATTTCCATTTCACAAAGAGAATATGCTTTTCGCCCCAATCATTTGCCAATGGAAGGTTCATAATGTTATCTTGAGCCTGAAAACACCagtgaaatataaaaataaccaaagcTTAGCGAACCGGTGCATGTTAACAAACTAATGCAAACAAAAGCATAATCAACAGGGTACAGACTCGGTAAAGGACTAATTCTTCATTATCATACCTGCTGCCAACATTTCACCATTTCGCATGCAAGTCTACGCTTCACAGCTAGAGTGGCCTTGGTACTATCAATTGCCATTCCAAGTTGGATATCCACTCCCTAAACAAGGGAAGAAATAAACAATTATACCAAAGCAGAGAGGATTTTCAGTTGAATGTTTCAAAGCTAAGAGTGGATCATAAATACACCATAGCAGAGAGAAGACACCTCATTTAGTAGGTccatatgaaattataatttgaTACCTGGCCTAATGCCTGTAGAGAGAGTGCTCGAAGCGTTCCTTCTGCTAAGTCTACTGGTAAATTCCTCCTATAATCAGAACACATGTAATAAACATCAAATAATATAGAAAACTATATAGGTCATATACAGGGAAAGAAAATGCTTCATTCCAGTTATTGCATAAATCACATATATATGTACTAACCTGAGTTCGGCCGGCAACTGGGGAAGAACATGTTTGACAGCACAATCCAGATATCCAGCAGCCTTTAAGAAGATATCAACAGAAGCTCGTCTGCTTTCTGTTACAAGTAACAACTATTTTACTTTCGCAATCGACACAATATATACTAAAGATCAGTGCAACTGCGAAGACAgaaaattcttataaataaagTATTACAGTATATACAACAATGATCTCAAGAGCAAAGAGTCTAATTTGAGGTCTAAACAAATCTATTACAATCGATTTTGGCTGTTTCGTACAATGGATTTGTGTTaaaattccaaattacttacCTTCAGATACCTTAAGCTGATAACCATCAGTGGATGATCTTGGAAGCAGTAAAAAATTAGCCTGTGATAGTAATAGCATTGCCATCAAATGTAAAACTGACAACACTTCATACCAACCATTAGACATGGCTGTTTCCTGTGAAAGCGTCAATCACGCCACACCATAAAGAATGGAAGTGGTGGGAACAAACTGATCAGCACTTTTTAAGTGtagaaaataattttcaaatcaaatccagAAACACAATATACATCAggagagaaaggaaaaaaaatggttGGAGTTACCTCAGCATCATCCTCTTGATTCACCCAAACAAATTGTACTTTATATTGTAAATGGCTTCCTTCACCATAAAGcaaatattagaatatttatCTTACAGAAAGGCAAAAGCACATAATTACATAATAAAGAACAAATATAAGACTTACCATCGTTGACTAACCCCAAAAGAACCGGCAAATAATCTTCTAGAGCCTGCAGAAGATCAAGCAGTGTCGAACCACCTGCAGATGATCATGCGTTGCCATACCAATGCATCAGTAAATTTAATCTACCTtcttttatcattaaataaaataagttcatCTTTGTTTAAGAAACTGACCATGTTGAGtagcactttttctttttgttcttgtaaTTGTAGGGCCTTCTTGGCCAGCCATTACAACTATACGTGTTCTAAGAGCCGAAAGGCGCTCTACTATTTTCTTTGACAAGTGATCTCCAAGTGACTGAGCAAAATCAACAGGTTTAGGAATTCGTAGACCGGGGACATAGACCGAAACTTCTCCAATACTCCCTGGTTTCCTTCTGTTTCCACCAGAGTCCTTTGGAGTCGACACCAGGCACCCCATGTCTGGAGCCTTGCTATACCTTCGAAATGCTTATGTGTATTATATACAATAAATAAACCACCCCTCAAGAATCCTGTTTCAATAAGACAGTGAGTTTCGATTGTCTCCAACATCAAGCAGAGCAAACTTAACAATATAGTGCTGGGAATAATGGTCCCACAGTATATTGGTTTGATTCAAAGATTCTTCATTTCCGGGAACAAACTTTCAAGGAAGCTGAGAGATTAACACTAGAAAAACCATCAACTTGACTAATTAAATGCCAAGTTGCCAAAACAACCAAAAAAAGAGGTAGTAGGTTACACTCACGAGCAGCATTACATTCAACTTGTAACTGAACTCTTCTACAATATTTTAAACTTGACAAATATTTTATTTGGAGCcattaattttatacttttttcgACAGCTTTCAGCAGTATTAATGGTTCTCACTACTATATCCACTTCCCAACAAGCTACAAAATCTTCATGATCATAATCCTTAATTAAAAACAAGAACCAAAGACTTATGTAACTAACAAACCTTGTCCTTTGCCCTTGCTGTTGACTGGTCAAGTCAAAATTTCTGGTATtctctgcattaaaaaaaaaaaatcacatttagAGAGATCTTAATTAAGAAataaatagagaaaaataaataaagtaataataTCACAAGAACAGCATGAGATATGACAAGTGTTTGTCCATGTCAACTAGGAACTGTGACAACAAGAGAAAAAGGCTTCAAAAGATTACACCAACACCATACTTTCAATTTCATGGTAATGAACACCCGTGCACCCCATTTACTCTTAACAACATATCACATCATCAATAGAAGAAGGTAAGGAAATGAAAATGGTTCAGACTTAAGCACAGTGAAGAATTCATCAAGGTAAAGTAGCTTCATCTATAAGTTTCTAACTTGCATACTTGAACAAGTAAACGGCTAAAAAATTCACAGAAAGTTCAAAAATTGTGAGTAAAGGATTTCCAAAGATACCCAAAACAAGCAAACATTGCAGAAACGCAAAGGAATACTGGATAACACTCAAAATCTAAAGAAAACCAGAATTGAACAATAACTCAATTTTAAAAGCTCaaacttttagaaaaaaaaatgagaaaaatgctCCTGAGTTGGTGGAAAAACCACAaaaatcttcaattttttttattatccatATAGCTTTGATTGAAAAGGCAAAACTCCTTTTTCTCATAATTCACTCCAATGCTAAAGCTTGAACTTGGTTGAgctgatcttttttttttcaaaaaaaaaacacttttccATTAGAACAATTTCCAGACCTGCAATAATTTCATTCCCTTTGAATTTctcacttcaaaaaaaaaaaaatattagaatcacAAGCTAATGTCATACCATGAACATTAAAGTGAGGTCTGATTCAGCAACCAGAGCAAGTAGATGGAGAAAGCACAAAACTTTAGTATcatacaattcaattcaatccaaaatcaAAAGAAAGCATAGATCTTGAGAGCTTCCCAGAAACACAACCTCCCCAAAAAATGGAGATCCAAGAAGCAAAAATCAAAAGGAATGTGGGTTCTTAGCTGTTCCTTCAACGAGAAACACTCAGAGAGATAGAGACAGAGAGACACAGTCTTGTGTGGAAACAAAGATAGAAACAACAAATATTCTAATAAATTGGacaacataaacaaacatataggCTATGTCCTATTTATATAATATTGGATTATTGGTCGTTTGATATTATAATCTTATAATATATGGTGACGATATAGTAAGGTTTACTTTTAGTAATAATCTTAttgtatttttcaataaaaaggaacaaaaatttaataataaaaaaattttaaaaatcacatatttttatgtaaatttcttttaaaaatattatattttctatttaattctacCATTTcccaataaaatttttcaaaaataaataggTTTAAGTATTTTTAGTAGTATTTTTGGTGTCCATATTTGtattagtataaataattaattatagatCATTTGTATTTTAgttttacaaaaattttgttttggttttagcTTTTCCCCTTTTATTGTCTTAGTTAATTTTCATCCTCGTTATCATAAACATAAAGCTTTTAAATGATTGTTATtaatatgaatataaaaaataatatatatcctATAagctatatttaattataattgtgTTTGTGTTTAATTATTTGGACGTCATTaagttgattaaaaaaatttaataaaaaaaagttttttttttattttttaacgtatttagtaaatttttaatagtaaaaataaaaatattaaaaaataaaaaatatattttttaaaaaaactataatttacatattttaaagaaaaatttaaaaaatatattttattattatattcagacataattgataaataaaaaaatttttctgtatgaaatatctaaatatacaaatatttttttaaaaaaataattcgaaaaatatatttttttggaagcccattaaaataaaaaatccctttATATTATAAATGGGTGTTTTTTACTATTTAGTATTTAGTGTTTCTATTATGCAAAAGCAAAAGCatatttagtattaaataatattaaatcttATGATATATTTGACTGTTATTAATATAgatataaacaataataaaaatattaaaacacaaggttttaatatatctaaaatgtAGTGTCAAAATCATGATTAGAACATTATATTTCTCTTATTTGTTACTTAAGTATTTGAGTGCCAAGTGACCACACTACCATTATTACTGCCGCAAATGGGATTGCTTGCCGTCTAATGAGGTTGTTTTCACAAGGattagaaatttaaaataaacTGCCCAAGTCAACTTACAAGTGGGTGAAGATAATTAATATTCAAACTTTCACCaaaatatgatgatgatgatatattAATGCTCAATCTGAAGAAAATTTCGTTAGCAAGTGGAGGCTAAAGTTAACTCATCCACccgaaaatgataaaaataagtaGACCGAAaaagcaaataaaaaattatatgaaatggTACTTTTTACTATCTAGTGTTTTTAATATGCAAAAGAATATATATCATCCTATATCAAATGTGCTTTTGCCTCTGAACGAACTCATTCTTGGCAAGTAGTTACTATTCTAGATGTCGATTTAATCTAATTAGGTATATACATATAGTGTTACACACATATATTCTATTGAGAGGAGATGGttgttcattcatttttttttatattagatgAATAacttaattagatattttttatgtaaaaatattagataaaaacTGTTAAATAAgtgttttctattttaaaaaaaaaattggaaacatTTTCCAATTAAAATCTATACTTTTTTCAAATAATGTGATTTAtaattagttagttttttttaaagCTCATGTATGAAATTACGGTGGTTTGAAACTATCGcattttttaaaaatcctatatccgtatattttttaaatttactgaCTAAAATAGTGACATTTCTGCAATCGTCGTAAAATCAATAATCTAATTTGCGATGGTTGTGCTAGCGATTCGTAAAAACTGTCACAAAATCAAATATCAATGCCCTAAATTGTAACAGTTGTAGAACTGTTGATATGTTGTTTTGCGGTGGTTTAAAATCATCGCAATTTCTTAACAAAGCTACCGTTATTTTTCGATTTCCTTGTAGTGATATATATGATGATTTTcttgtgaaaatatttttatataggtaatcactttgatttcaacatttttattttttttcttgagtGGAGCGTTGAGATCCCAAACAACTCTTGAGCCACAAAACAAACAACGGGGTTTAAAGCACTTGAAATTTCTTCTTTGTAAGTATTAGTAAATATTTATGAATGTGGACAATTCATACATAATGTGTCTTCATCACCACTAATAGTGAGTGTTTTGGCAAATAAAACATGTGACATGCAACTTTCATAAGCACAAGTGGTTCATTCATTCTTGTTCCTTCTCCCACTTTGCCACTAATTTAGCACCAGCTTGCAACTTTTTACCAGTTTTTAAATAACAATAAGTCAATATATAACTACGTACTCTATCTAGCTAGCTTCCCTTATACCTGCATGCTTCATTTCCTGGGTACAACACACTTAGCTTCTTCCCATCAAATTTAGattaaataacaacaataataataataataaattattaatatcgtatatatttaaattagtatatatatatatagtatttatcAGTATTAATAATTGTCATATGTTAAACCAATGTACGTGTAAGAGGGACAGATAGAGATCTAGTGGAATGGtgacttataaaaaataatatcacacGTAAACCGTCAATCTTAATTTTAGTGGGACAAACTTTTagtatcatatattaattaattctaaggaaaatgacatgaaaaaaataaataaataaataaaccatgCATGTATGATATAAACATACAAGAAGTAATTAATGGAGAAGTTAGTGGTATTCAGGAAAATTCCATTAGCTGTCGTTAGCACTCAAAAGTGTATGATGCATACTGTTCGATGCCAATACATACCCTCTCATCTGATCTtagcttaaaattaaaaatcttcaTGCTTAGTTTCCTTCCTCATCATGCCAGCTTGCAACTTAAGCCAACCACATTTATGGAGTCCCAAAATTACGTgtcaaataacaataataataaaggcaagaagaagaaaaatactgTATATGATGCATGCATGTCTATTATCTCGCAAAGGTTTTAGGTTTAAgctgagagagaaaaaaaaatttaaagaatcagatatttttagtaaaaaaataaaagattgaccaatattaatttaaatataagataaatataaaaaaattatgaaaaagtatAAAGAACCATTTTTAATCAGTCAACTTTAAACAACtacaattaagaataattaattagtataaaatataatttaaaaatatttattggtTTATTATATTATTGGCAAAATCTTTATTGATTATCTAACGtaattgaaatatatatatatatatatatatatatatatatatatatatatatatatatatatatatatatattgttcttGCTTGATTGATCTTTCCGTGGTATAATTCGTCCAAATTTTAGTTGAGTTAGTTCCATTTCATTGGGATGGACAAAATAtactttgattaataaaaaacacAGTGTAAATacttaccaaaaaaaaaacactttaatatttaagtcaaattctaataatttttcaAGTG
Coding sequences within it:
- the LOC112801813 gene encoding uncharacterized protein isoform X1, whose protein sequence is MGCLVSTPKDSGGNRRKPGSIGEVSVYVPGLRIPKPVDFAQSLGDHLSKKIVERLSALRTRIVVMAGQEGPTITRTKRKSATQHGGSTLLDLLQALEDYLPVLLGLVNDGSHLQYKVQFVWVNQEDDAEETAMSNGWYEVLSVLHLMAMLLLSQANFLLLPRSSTDGYQLKVSEESRRASVDIFLKAAGYLDCAVKHVLPQLPAELRRNLPVDLAEGTLRALSLQALGQGVDIQLGMAIDSTKATLAVKRRLACEMVKCWQQAQDNIMNLPLANDWGEKHILFVKWKYVEAKAAAYYYHGLILDEGNTEKSHGMAVAALQAADEYFKESKKLNEAFNAAPPLSRNPPLWGTMKYLSEKIPKDTSSKVRINRDLYSHERIMETAPTLPDFALALKPDEYQLPALDPSWKTENIKIGTN
- the LOC112801813 gene encoding uncharacterized protein isoform X2, with the protein product MGCLVSTPKDSGGNRRKPGSIGEVSVYVPGLRIPKPVDFAQSLGDHLSKKIVERLSALRTRIVVMAGQEGPTITRTKRKSATQHGGSTLLDLLQALEDYLPVLLGLVNDGSHLQYKVQFVWVNQEDDAEANFLLLPRSSTDGYQLKVSEESRRASVDIFLKAAGYLDCAVKHVLPQLPAELRRNLPVDLAEGTLRALSLQALGQGVDIQLGMAIDSTKATLAVKRRLACEMVKCWQQAQDNIMNLPLANDWGEKHILFVKWKYVEAKAAAYYYHGLILDEGNTEKSHGMAVAALQAADEYFKESKKLNEAFNAAPPLSRNPPLWGTMKYLSEKIPKDTSSKVRINRDLYSHERIMETAPTLPDFALALKPDEYQLPALDPSWKTENIKIGTN